From the Colletotrichum lupini chromosome 1, complete sequence genome, the window GCTGCAGCATAACCTCGGCCTGGGAGGCGCCGTGGTCGTGACGGTGTACCGTCGCGCGGACGGCAAAGAGGCGCCGGCGGTTGATTCTGCGGCGGTGGGTAAGGCGAACAAGCTTGGGTATAACCCGGCGGTCGAGGCCAAGGGGTTCACGGCGCAGCAGGCGGCGGCTGTAAGGAGTAAGACTAAGAAGAGCGATTGGGCTTTGCAGGATACGGAGGAGAAGGTTGAGGCACGGTTCTAGGCGGGGACGGGGGTTGTCGGGATCTTGGGTCTGTATTAATGAAATTGTGAAAAAATAGCTATGAATCGTATATTGCCTCGATCAAACACGCTGCCTTCGTTTCATCATTCTCTCTTATCCCTACCTCTTACTGCCAGGAGTGACCTGATAGAGTGTCCCTACGCGCTGTTTGTCTTCTTGACTTCATACGTCAACAGCGTCACCCAATAACCCTCACCGCCGTACTTGGTGTCGTCCTGGTAACCGCGGTGAACCTCTTTGAAGCCCAGTCTCTTGTACACGTTCAGGCCGGCCGGGAAAGCTAGGATGAAGATATCGATCCCCGTCTCCTCGGCGAGACGAATGCCCTCCTGGACGAGGATGGTGGCTATTCCCTTGCCTTTGTGGTCGGGATGGACAGCAAGGTAGTCGAGGCCTTCGTTTACACCTTAGCTCAAGAATGGGGGGTCTCGCAAGGGGAGGGAAAGGGGTGGGGAAGGGATGAGCCCGGCCCCGAATTCTAAGCCCGAAAGTCCGCGTCACTCCCATCCACTTAGCATCCGACGACGGGGACTTACTGATGTACGGCTTCTCGGCCAAAACCCGCATCTTCTGCGGAACGCAATCATCAATGCCGTCCATATCGATCGGCTCCCACCACGCCGCATCAGAGCGCTCTTGAATCGCCCTCCTCTCCTCCGGGCTCACCGCATCCTCTGCAATCTTGGAGCCGGCCCACGCCGCCGCATCCCGGTGGCCGGCCGGCAGCTCCCAGCGCGCGTAGCCTACGAGCTCGCCCGTGTCGGAGTCGACGGCCTTTTGGTGGCGCAGGGCGGCGGGGTCGCGCAGGAGGTTGTTTGGCATGCGCTTTGTGGCTTCGGCGACGAGGAAGTCGAGGGTTGTGGATTTGGGCCAGAGGAGGTTCCAGTTTGGGTTTGTCCAGAAGGCGGACATGTTGTTGCGGGCTAGGGCGGGGCTGTCGGCGAGGGTTACGGGTTGGACTGTGTAGGGTGGCATTGTTGGAGATGTGGTATTGTTAGATTGGAGGGTTGTTTGTGTTGTTGTATGGTATTTGAGGCTGTAGGTTGAGGGATGTTGATGTGTTGCTGGATTGATGCCGGATTGCCAAGGATCGTGGGCGGTTTATATATCAAGACCGAGACGGCGTAGTTTGTCAACTGTTGCAAGTCAATGATGCAAAGTTGCAATGTGGTCTCTTCTTTGTAATTACAGGTTTCTTCAAATGCGTGATTTACTTCATCCATCTATGAACAAGAGTTGTAGAGATGGGCTAACTAGAATGAGTATGATAAAGAGTCACTGATTGTTGCGAGTGAGTCTTTCGAGATCGCTGATTTGCTGGGGACCCTTCTCTAGAAGGATTCGTGGCCGAATCCTGGTCTCTTCCTGTCGCAGGATACGTGTTCCCAGCACCTGTGCACTGCTTACTGGTCACGAGCTCCTATCTTTTGATCAGCGGCAACAACACTCGTTGAGTCTTCAGAAACTAAAAAACTTGTTCGATCAATGTTTTCAGGAGTATCGATCAATATCTTCAAGTCTTGATTTCTACGATGTTCAGGGCCTTCAACGGAGTCTCCCGGACTCGGAATCAGGCATAACTCAAAGTTTCTCTGTATCGTTGATGCCGATTGCTGACCGGCACAGAATTGCCGAGAAACATATTGAAGATGACGTGTTTACTTGGACTATAACTGAGCCTTCTCCTTTCACCAACTTCAATTGTGCCAGTGGCAATTTTCTTTAGAGCATCATTATGTGAGAGGAAATCGGTAAGTGAACCCTTGTCGGCACGAGATTTTGAGCGCGAGGTCGGGTTGCAGAGGTGAATCTGAGCTTTTGGCCGAGGAGATTTGTGTTTGTATAGCGTCTTAATTGGTCTTGGAGAAGACGCGGCTTGCAATCAAGAGACATGGAACTGATGATATAGGCATCGCGCTGGCACTCTGTGCCATACTCCGTAAGGCCTCAGCACTCCTGAGCCAACTGCGCGAGTCAGATAATCGACTATCAACTCTTGTTCCATCAAGTCGACAAACGCTGCACTTCACCCAGAGCGATAGGCAAACCAATTATTGTAAAATATCTATCGTTTTGCTATCCGGATCATACGGAGTAAAGGTCCCTGAGGTGGATCAAGGAGCTCGCATTTGATTAACTTTGTCTCTCGCACTTCCCAGAGATTACTCCTCGTAATACGGATCGTCGAAAAGTTGAAAGTAAACGACTGCTAGCCTCAAAGTATAATAGAACACTCTTTAATCATCTAGTGGACCTGCTTGGCTCAAATGAGGGTAAGGAACGACAATTCACTACGAACATGAGTCGCCTGCCCTTACCGAGTAAATAGGTATCACGACAACAAACTCCACAACACCGCCCGCCGGGACGGAGGGCGTCACTGCACATCCTTGTATCATGAACGCAAAACCGTATCCGTATGTCCTCGTAAAAGAAAATGGGGACTGTGACTAGGGCGACAATTTGTCGACCACAAGAGCCTAAGCCACGCAGAAAGTACGGAAAGAATGGAGGAGATAGGGGGATGCACAGCTTGCTATATAACCAAGTAGAGAGCGAACTATCCCACCGGCAACAGCTCGTACCTGGAACCCCTTCCATATCCATTTGCTATTCTGTCAGAACCTTATTCCAGTCAAAATACCATGAAGCTGTCCTCGtccctcttcttcgtcgccCAGATGGCCGGCACCGCTTTTGCTCTGAGCGGCGACGGGGCAAAGTGCCAGCTCAACATTGAGTGCCTCAGTGGCTACTGCATGCCTCACACCGGCTCGTCTGAGTACGTTTGCTGGGGCCAGCGCCGCAAGGGAGGTTAGTAGACGTCTTCGCCTCGGATGAGGTTTCATGTCCCTAGAGGAAGGAAGGGTGTCTCCGTTAAGTGAGAGAGTTGCTAATGCCGACTTTACTGTGGTCTAGATTGGTGCAATGTCAACTACTCCGGAACTGTGTGCAACAACGGTTTGAAGTGTGTCTCTTACCAAGGTATGTTTTCAAGTAATTCTTTCCTCAAGTTCGAGGTTGGCTGGTAGTACCTTATAGTACTCGTACTGACGTGGTTGACAGGGAGCTGGTTCCTTGGCAAGTGCACTTAATGTTTGCGTTGATAGCTTTACTATTACTCAAGCAGTTCTCGGTACGCTTCACACAGTAGAAAGACCGCGGTATCAGTGGACACTCCTGTTGTCTCGATAGTACTATTCTTTGTTTTTGTTTCTACCTATTCAGCTTCCCCACCTGCAGAGCCCATAATGATGGATCAATCATGTCGATGGGCGCCATCACCTCGTGAGCCGCGCACCTGGCTGAGTTCGCGGCCCTTCCAGGTGACAGCAGCTCGTAATGGTGTTGGTAGCTTACATGGCAAGGATGAGTTTAAGTGGTGATAGCCCAATCAATAAAGTAATGAACACGATCAAGAAAGCCCCGCCATCTTAGTGGTCTAGTCTTTAGCCTGACAGCTTTGTCTCAGTGTATGTTGGGGCGAGAAGTTGTGCCAAGCTTTCCCAATTGTGAATACACCCGTCATGACCTTTGGTGAGCAGGCCCAAGTGTAAATGACGAAAGGAGATGGATCTTAGGGAACACATGCTCTGAAAtggtattattatacgggACTCCGCTATATCCAACACTATCTTTGCCTCCTGGCTTCACCGGCCTCCTTGCCCAACTTCTCCAACGCCTCCTCATACTTCTGCACTCTCTCCTCCTCGAACCCGCCGCTGTCGGGGTCTCCGATACGCAGACGATCAACCTTCTCCGCGCGACGGATCCCGCTGCTCGGCTTGGCAATTTTACCCCAGAACCAACCACTCTCGCCGTCTTCAACCAGCGTCCAGGCGGCGCCGGCGCGGCCAGCACGCGCGGTACGGCCAACGCGATGGACGTAGCCGGCGGCGCTGGCGGGTAGGTCGTAGTTGATGACGTTGtcgaggaggggaagatcgatACCGCGGGCGACGAGGTCGGAGGCGAcgaggaggcggaggcggcggGCGGCGAAGGCGCGGAGGGCGCGGCGGCGGTCCGAGGTCTTTTGGGTTGAGGTGAGGGTTGCGATGGACGGGGCCAGAGAGGGGTGGAGGAGAGAGATGAGGCGGGAGAGGCGGAGGGCGGATTCGTTTGATTTGGTGAAGATGAGGGCTGTTGTTGTGAAGGGTTTTGTGGAAGATTTGGATGTGGTGGCAGCGGCAGCTGTTGAGCTGGCGTCTGAGGAGCTGTCTGAGTCCGAGTCGGAACCTGAGTCTGAGGAGGAATCGGAGTCTGAGGAATCGTCTGATGAAGATATGGCGTCGTCTTCCGCGGGCGACTCGGAAGCCGTCTTGGACGTGGTCTCGGACATGAGGTGGCCGTCGAGAAGGAGGTCGATGAGGTAGAGCGGCTTGAGGTTAGCGTCGTGTACTCTGATGGCCGACTCCTTGAGCAGAGTGGGCAGGGTATGCTCGGCAATAGATGTCGTGCTGTCGGCTTGTTTGCCTTCCAAGACGATGAGCTGCGGCCTACGGAGTTGTAGCCCACTCAGCAAGCTAAGGTCTCGCGTCAGAGTGGCACTGAGGACGACTTTGCGCACGCCGCTCAGATTTGAGTCGGGGAAGTCGCGAGCGCTGAATTTGTTGGTGCTGAGCTTGGGCATGACGGTATCCAGCCAGCCCTGGAAACTCTGAGCGAGGAGCTTGTCGGCTTCGTCGACAACCATCCAGCGCACATAGTCTAGTGAGAAGCCGGGGGTCAGGTTGATGTGCTCGACGAGCCTTCCGGGGGTGCAGATTAGGACGTCGACCTTGGATGTGTAGTCGACAATGTGATCCGGAAGAGACCCGGCGATCGGCTTAGTTACTGCTGCATCTCCATCTTCTGTTGCGGTGTCTTCAACATCCTTCCATGCCTCCAATTCCCTTTGGTGTGCGACACGATACGCTTCAGGGTCGTACCTCTCCCTCTTTTCGATGAGACTGGCTTGCTCATGCTTCAACTGCTGACTACCAATGGAAATGCCGATGCGCACTCTCTTCTGCTCTCGGCCATCGAATGCGCTGGCGCAAAGCTCAAATACCTCCTGGGCCTGCTTGACCAACTCACGCGTCGGCAAAACGACCAGAGCCCGCAGCCTCGTCACGGCGCCTTGGCTGATGTCGCGCACGATGGGCAAAGCGTATGCCAGGGTCTTACCGGAACCAGTGGCTGCGGCAACGAGGACATCCCCCTGGCGATGCTTGCAAGACGGCAGAAGCAAGGGAAGAGCGGCCGTCTGAACAGCAAAAGCGTCCTTGAACCCCTTTGACTCGAGAATCTGTGCTGCTTTCGGGTTGATACCAATATCTGCAAAGGGTGTCCGTGTGTCGGGAGCTACGCGGATCGGGGCGGCGAGCCATGGTGGCAGCGTCTCGTAAGATGGTTTCGATTTATCGAGGGCGGTCGGTTCGGGTTGTGGAAGGGGCACCAAGTCGTATTCTTCTTccttctcctcttcctcgtccacGTCCATTTTGTCCGCGGCTTCATTCTTGGCGATTAGTTCTGCTGACTTTTTCAAGTACTTTGTAGCCTTAGCCAGGACGTCCTTGTGTCGTCTGTCGACAGCGTCATCCTCTGCGTCCTCATCCTGTTCGcggtccttcttcttctttttcctaTCCTTCTTTTCCTTGGCATCCTCCCCTTCTGGAGCCTCGACCTCAGATCCGCGCTTCTTATTTTGCTTCTTTTCCGACTTGGTGTCTTTTGACTCCGATTTCTCAGACTTTTTTGGTGACGTCTCTTCTTCGTTTAATGCAGCACCAGTTTCCGACTTTCTtgacttcttcttcttgacgGGGGTATCTACGGCCTCGAGCGGCTCTTCATGTTTGCGCTTCGTCGCCAGGGACAGGACGTCAGGTTCTGTCGGTGCTGCACTCAAAATTGAGGTGCGAGGTTTCTTGGACGGTACGAATCGTGCATACGGAACGGCCGCGGTGGTACCTTCAGTCACGACTGGCTCGCTAGCTGGTATCGCGGATGGTTCTGGAGCTGGGGGAGGAGGCGGCGCCGAAGCTTCGACAGGCGCCTGAGCCTCCTTCTTTTTTGATGGGACGTAACGAGCGTACATGGTGTCAATTGGGCTCTCGCAAACCTTGTAGAGTCGTTGCAGACGTTGCGCAAACCTCTTTCTTTTCGCAGCTAGGCTTGACATACAGATATTGGAGGGGCACCTGTCGCACTGTCCCAAAAAAAAGTTGGATGAACTTCCTTATCGTAATTCTGCCAGGCTCCACCGCTTACCATTTCTTTCTTATCGGACCACCATGCCGCAGCTCCCCCTTAGCTCCAGTCGCGTACCTTCCAGGTGGTTGcgcaaggtacctacctagctAAACAAGATCTTGAGGAACACACCTCTCCGTCCTTTTCCATTTGCAACTACATATCTTGTCCCGCGAGTTTACGCTTGACAACCTGCAATGCTCCATCATCGTTCTTCTAGGTGACCACCGCTCGCGCCGAGCATATAGACAACATGGCTCGAACATACAATATCGCTATGGCTAGCGACTTCTTCTTCCCACAGCCAGGAGGAGTCGAAAGTCACATTTACCAGCTATCCACGAAGCTCATCGATCGAGGCCACAAAGTCATTATCATTACCCACGCTTATAAGGGTCGCACCGGTATTCGAAACCTGACAAACGGCCTGCGAGTCTACCACATCCCCTTCCTCGTCGTATTCCGATCGGCTAGTTTCCCAACCGTCTTTTCAGCCTTTCCCATCATTCGCAACATCCTCATTCGAGAACAGATCGAAATCGTCCACGGCCATGCGAGTTTGAGCACCTTTTGCCATGAAGCTATTCTGCATGCGAGGACCATGGGTCTCCGGACCGTCTTTACGGACCATTCGCTTTTTGGATTCGCCGATGCTAGCAGTATCTTGACAAACAAGATTCTCAAGTTTTCCCTGAGTGACGTGGACCACGTTATTTGTGTCAGCCATACCTGGTACGTCGCGCCGCGCCCTAGCCCTCGGACAGGCATAACTGACTGGAATTGTAGCAAGGAAAATACCGTCCTCCGAGCATCTCTAGATCCCCTCATGGTTTCAGTCATACCTAACGCCGTCGTGTCTGAGAACTTCCGTCCACTCGATTATCCCCCAACCGACGCCAATAATGCATTTGGCCAAAATCCACCTCCCGCACATCACCTGGGACCGAACGATGTAGTCACAATCGTCGTGATATCTCGTCTCTTCTATAACAAGGGAACGGATCTCCTAACGGCTGCGATCCCTCGCATCCTCGAGAACCACCCGAACACAAGGTTCATCATTGCAGGCTCAGGACCCAAGGCCATTGACCTCGAACAAATGATTGAACAAAACGTCTTACAAGATCGGGTAGAAATGCTGGGACCTATCAGGCATGAAGAAGTACGCGACGTCATGGTTCGGGGCCATATTTACCTCCATCCTAGTTTGACGGAAGCCTTTGGTACTGTGATTGTAGAAGCAGCCAGTTGCGGGCTGTACGTGGTATGCACTCAGGTTGGTGGTATTCCTGAGGTGCTCCCGTCGCACATGACTGTCTTCGCCAAGCCAGAAGAAGACGACCTGGTTGCTGCGACGGGGAGGGCTATTGCTGCACTACGAGCAAACAAGATTCGAACGGAACGTTTCCATGAGCAAGTCCAGAAGATGTACTCATGGACAAATGTTGCTGAACGCACCGAGCGCGTGTACCAGGGAATCACGGGCGAGCTCAGCGAAGCCGAATTCTATGGCTATGACGCTGCCAATTCCTCGACATTCGGCAATAGTAGAGTGCGGTCTTTCGCCCTCATCGACCGACTCAAGCGATACTACGGCTGTGGTATCTGGGCTGGCAAGCTCTTTTGCCTCTGTGTCATTGTTGACTACTTGCTATACCTGTTCTTGGAACTGTGGTTCCCGCGAGAGGAAATCGACATTTGCCCCGAATGGCCGCGTAAAGTTCCTCAAGATGCGGAAGACTCTAAGGAAGACTGAGCGTGGTCTCATTATTTGACTCGCACAACTAACCGGACTGCTCCGGGGCAGATTGTTCGGCTGTTCAATAACCAAGAGACGCAAGATCTGGGTTAATGTTCGAATCAAATTGTATAATTCCAGGCATAAGAGCAGCGACGCTGCTGACCAGTGGTTATCGGCGTGGACCGGCGATGGCCGGCGGAAATCAACGGACATTGAAAACTGGTTCAGATTCTCCGCACTCCACGCTACCCCGAGTCAGCCCATCGAGTCTTCCAGATCTGCAACCAAATACTTTCAACGGGAGAGATCCTCCAATGGTAGCAGCCTGAAAGGAAATCAGCATGGAGTAGGGGTCTCGGTGCGCCGGATGGGCCTCCGTAGACACGACCCGGAGAGCCCCGATGAAAGGACGGGATTGGTTGGCATTCACGATGTGCTCAACACCATAGCGCAGGAACCATCTTTAACGGTC encodes:
- a CDS encoding acetyltransferase, which encodes MPPYTVQPVTLADSPALARNNMSAFWTNPNWNLLWPKSTTLDFLVAEATKRMPNNLLRDPAALRHQKAVDSDTGELVGYARWELPAGHRDAAAWAGSKIAEDAVSPEERRAIQERSDAAWWEPIDMDGIDDCVPQKMRVLAEKPYISLDYLAVHPDHKGKGIATILVQEGIRLAEETGIDIFILAFPAGLNVYKRLGFKEVHRGYQDDTKYGGEGYWVTLLTYEVKKTNSA
- a CDS encoding DEAD/DEAH box helicase — encoded protein: MYARYVPSKKKEAQAPVEASAPPPPPAPEPSAIPASEPVVTEGTTAAVPYARFVPSKKPRTSILSAAPTEPDVLSLATKRKHEEPLEAVDTPVKKKKSRKSETGAALNEEETSPKKSEKSESKDTKSEKKQNKKRGSEVEAPEGEDAKEKKDRKKKKKDREQDEDAEDDAVDRRHKDVLAKATKYLKKSAELIAKNEAADKMDVDEEEEKEEEYDLVPLPQPEPTALDKSKPSYETLPPWLAAPIRVAPDTRTPFADIGINPKAAQILESKGFKDAFAVQTAALPLLLPSCKHRQGDVLVAAATGSGKTLAYALPIVRDISQGAVTRLRALVVLPTRELVKQAQEVFELCASAFDGREQKRVRIGISIGSQQLKHEQASLIEKRERYDPEAYRVAHQRELEAWKDVEDTATEDGDAAVTKPIAGSLPDHIVDYTSKVDVLICTPGRLVEHINLTPGFSLDYVRWMVVDEADKLLAQSFQGWLDTVMPKLSTNKFSARDFPDSNLSGVRKVVLSATLTRDLSLLSGLQLRRPQLIVLEGKQADSTTSIAEHTLPTLLKESAIRVHDANLKPLYLIDLLLDGHLMSETTSKTASESPAEDDAISSSDDSSDSDSSSDSGSDSDSDSSSDASSTAAAATTSKSSTKPFTTTALIFTKSNESALRLSRLISLLHPSLAPSIATLTSTQKTSDRRRALRAFAARRLRLLVASDLVARGIDLPLLDNVINYDLPASAAGYVHRVGRTARAGRAGAAWTLVEDGESGWFWGKIAKPSSGIRRAEKVDRLRIGDPDSGGFEEERVQKYEEALEKLGKEAGEARRQR